The sequence ACTGTCGAGCAGTCTCGCCCGGTGTTCGAGAGCATTGAATTGATTGATGTAAATCTGGTGAGTATTAACCCGGTGGCGGAAACAATGAGTGCTTTCCGGGAAATTTCGAGTTCTCAGGAGGATAGAGAGCGGATCATCATCAATGCCCAGCGTTTCCTGACGTCGTTAGTTCCCCGCGCCCATGGAAATGCGATTTACGAATTGGAGCAGGCGAACGGCGAAGCGTTCAGAAAAGTGACCACTTCTGCCGCTGAAGCAGATGCAATAAGAGTCGTGGCTATAGCAGTGAAGCGTGCGCCCAATGTTCTCCAGACTATGCTATGGCGGGAGAAGCTGGAGACCGCGCTTTCTGGTAATGCCAAGATTATCGTTCCAAACAAGCGGAGTCTCGAAAAGGTCGCGCTGTGGAAAAATAAGTCAGCGAATACAAACGCCCAGCCCCGATAGGGAGAAAAACTATGACTTTCAAAAGAATTGTCACAGCTATTGTCGTGGTTTTGGTTGGTGTAATGGCGTATAGCTGTTTTTACACCATCCATGAGACCCAACAAGGCGTGTTGACCAACTTTGGCAAAATCTCGCCGCCTGTGAAGGAACCCGGGCTGCATGTCAAATGGCCCTGGCCAATATCGAAGATATACAAGGTCGATCGACGCATCCAGATGCTCAATGGCCTTACCCACGAGTTGATTACGGAAGACCAGAAGAATGTCCTGGTTGACGGTTATACGATGTGGCGTATCACCGATCCCATCAAGTACGTCGAAGCCATCCGAACGGATGTAAATGCCGTTGAGCGTTTGCGCGAACTCTATTTTGCGAGCAGCGGCATTGTCATCAGCAATAGGGCACGCGATGCGTTTATAAGCCTGGGTCTGGAACACGAAGACCTGCATGAGGCTTGCCGCGAGATGCACAACAGGATCGCGCCGATCGCCAAAGCCAACTATGGGATTGAGGTGATACGGGTCGGTATTGTCGAATACACTTTGCCGGTGGAGAACCGGCCGAGCGTGATCCAGAGAATGATTTCAGAGCGTGCGCGCATTGCCACCCGCTATCGCAGTGAGGGTGAAGAGAAAGCGATAACTATCGAGGCTCTTGCCATCAACGAGCACGAAAAGATTATGGCCAGCGCCCACGCAGAAGCAACGACGATTCTCGGCAATGCCGAGGCTCAGGCAATGGCATTGCTGGGCAGAGCCTATCGGGAAGATCCGGAGTTCTACAAGTTTATCCGCGCGCTCGATAGCTACGATCTGATTATCGATAAAAACACGACGCTCATGCTGCCAGCAGATAATGAATTGTTCAAATATCTGGACAGCAAAGCAATACCCAGATAAGACGGGGCGATGAC is a genomic window of Gemmatimonadota bacterium containing:
- a CDS encoding protease modulator HflC, whose amino-acid sequence is MTFKRIVTAIVVVLVGVMAYSCFYTIHETQQGVLTNFGKISPPVKEPGLHVKWPWPISKIYKVDRRIQMLNGLTHELITEDQKNVLVDGYTMWRITDPIKYVEAIRTDVNAVERLRELYFASSGIVISNRARDAFISLGLEHEDLHEACREMHNRIAPIAKANYGIEVIRVGIVEYTLPVENRPSVIQRMISERARIATRYRSEGEEKAITIEALAINEHEKIMASAHAEATTILGNAEAQAMALLGRAYREDPEFYKFIRALDSYDLIIDKNTTLMLPADNELFKYLDSKAIPR